TTCCGGCCACGTTCCGCATCGCACGATTGTGGCGGACGATCGTCTGCCGGGTTTGGCCGACGTAGATTCCAGCATCCGATGCGCATTCGGCAACACAGTGCTCGATTAAGACATTCGAACACATCACCGGATAGATCCCGTAAGCTCCGTTCTGCTCGCTGGGGCCTTCGCTCCACCAGGTTCGGATTCGGCGGATCGTGACCTCGTTCGAATCGCTGATTTTAATCGCATCGCCGGGAGTGTTTTGAATCGTCAAGTCCTCGATCGTAAATCGGTCGGCTTTCACCATCAGCCCTTCGCCCCCCGATCCCTTCCGCTGTCCGGTAAAGTTCAAAATCGTGTCGTCGATCCCCTGGCCGCGGATCGTGATTCCCGCGATTCCGTCTAGCGAAAGCGTACCGACAAATTCGAACGTACCCGCCGCAAACTCGATCACGTCCCCGGGCTCCGCCGTGATCAACGCCTCCTGGGCTTGAGCCTGCGCCTCGGGCCCCGGCATGATCACGCTGGTAATACTTTCGGAAATCGTTGCGGTCGCGTCGGGCGACACGCTTTCAGCAGCGTCCGCGATCGTTGAAACCTCCGCACCGCTGTCGGCCATCGGCGAATGATCGCGACAACCGATCGACGCCAGCGTTCCCAGAGACAAAAGAATCAGAGTCACTCGTATCATTGTCGCGGCTCACTAGATTAAGAGTTTTGAAATGCGGAAGTCTTCAGTTCGAATGTCGTTGTCCTGCCCGCGTTATCCACGCAGCGCATGATAGATTATCGCAGGCAGCCGCATCGGGCCTGCTTTTTCGTAGAACCGGATCAAGCTGCGGCCCAACCGATCCGCGGTCCGATGACTCGGAAACCAAACCGGTTTGGGCGAACTGCTCAACGGACCAAACAACACCGTCTTATCGATTCCGGCCAGCCCAAACGTATTGTGAACGTGCCCAAGGCCGCTGGCCGGTGCCGCGAGAGTTCCGCTGTGGTGACCTCCCCATGCAGGCGTCATCAAGCCATAGACGATTCCCGACCATTGGTTTAGACAAACCGAACCGTAGCGCAGCCGATCGATAGCACGTTCCAACTGGGTGCGATGCTGCTTCCGCCACGCATCGGGAAGCGTCAGCGTGCAGCACAGCGTTCCAAAGACCCGATCGTTGACAAAATCGACCGCCTGCTCGAGAAACCGATCCGGTGCGGCTTCATCCAATTGCGTCTCGGCGCAGACGCACACAAACGACTCCTCCTCAAACAGATGAGGCGTCCGATCGGGGCGCGCATCGCGGATCAACGTCCACGGCAAACTTTCCTCATCGCCGCTGGGCATGAAACCGGCAGCGCGCTCGAATCGCTCTCGGGAACCTGGGTAATAGGCGTAGCGAGGGGGTACATCAGCCAACAGAGAATCGACCAAGTCCAAGAACTCTTCTCGCTGCGACCAACCGCGCGACGTCACAATCAATTTGGTCGCAACACAATTGTACGACGCATTGGCAACGATCGAAGCGACCAAGTGTTCCGCCTGAGATTTCAGCTGACGCCGCGAATACTCGCCCGGCACGATCACCCAAGGCGTCACGTTCCCCAGTTCGCTCGTGATCGTTTTGGTCACCAACGGCGAGTTGTCTCGCTGGCGCTGCGCTCTCTGCTGCGGATCGGTCCCCCAAACGATGGCATCATGCGTCAAATGAGAACCGGTCAAATGAAGCGTATCGATCCCGTCATGCTGGACCATGGCAGTCCCCAGCTCGCGATCGCCACGAACGATCCGCAACAGATCCGCGTCGATCAACGGTTGGAAAATCTTCATGAAAACCGGCATCAAATATTCGTTGACCGGATTCAGCTTCAACAGTACCGCTTCGAATTCGTAGAAGATCTTGTGCAAGGCATCGGTCGCTGGAATCGCGCTGACGTTCCCCGCCCCTAACACCCCTGCGACTCGCGCCGGACGATCGCGCCGCGTTTGCCAAACGTCACAAAACATCGAAGCCTCGTCGACGTGCGGCTGCAGCCAAGTCTCCGCCTGCAGCCCTTGAAATATCAATCGATCGTACAGCGAACCGACTGGCAAGATCGGCACACACAATCGTCCCAACGAATTCGTCCGCAACGATCCTGGCAGACGACGCGTACCGGTCTGATGCAAGTCGCGAAACGCGGCAGCGACCAATCGCAAGTACCGCAACAAAGTCCCTGGTCCGGCGAGGATCTCTTCGGACGCAACGGGGCGATCTACAGCGATTTGCTTCGCTTCACAACTGACGCGAATCCATTCATCGGCATGTTGCACCACCGCCGCGGCGCATGCATCGACCAATTCGCAACAGTCCAACAACGGAAGCACTTTTAATCGCTCCGCCCCCGATCGAAGTTCGATCACCGCCGCGTCGAGCGCCGCGATATCGTGTGGTTGGCGTTTTGACACTGAATCAATTGCCATACAGATGCACTGTAGAGAGAAATGGATGTGGAAGGTGCTACCCGGTGAGGTCGCTAAAGCCCCAAGCGTCGATACAGCGCGTTGAGCACCCACGCAGGACCGATCAAGAGAAATTGGAGATCTTCAAAAAACGCGGGCTTCTTACCCTCGATACGATGGCCGATGAACTGGCCGATCCAAGCGACAACAAAGACCACCAACGAAGGCAGCCAAATCGGAGTATCGAAGTTCGCATGATAGGCAACCATCGCGGCCCACAGCAAAACAAAACAGATCGCCATCCCGACAGCTAACCGGAACGATAACCGGACGTAAAAAACCAGCGAGGCCAGCATGACGACGACGCTCCAGTTGATCCAACTCCAGGGCAACTGTGGGAAGGGAAGATCCCACAGCAACCCCAGAAAGGATGCGGCGATCAACGGAACACAAACCCAATGGATCCGTTCGTTGATTGGGTTGCGATGACAGACCTCATACTGTGCAAACCATTGGCCGGAGGATTTACTTTTCATTCAATCGAATGCCTATGGCAAGGAAACGGCTTCGCCACCGGCAACGGTCGAGACGGCACGATAAATCACCATATCGACAGTTTCACCGACGAACCGAACCGAGCCATCGGCCAGTGCAAAGTTGGCACCACCGGGATGATAGCTGCCGAAGTTGCCAACGGTATCTCCGCCACCAGGCGCCGCGTTACCAAAGTCTGCCTCGGCGAGATTCGTCGACGTGGTCGGATTTTTGTTCAGCGGTTCGACAGTGCCAGCAAAGTTACTGTTGCGAATCAAACCGGCCGCATCGGGGATCGGTTGCGGAATCATCCATCCAGTCGCACTGACAGTTTCGACCGTCCCTGACTCATCACAATCAACCCCTGCACACAGCACGCGTCGTCCTCCGGATGCCCCTTCACCGATGCAGAACGTATTACTTGTTCCATCGATGATGTCGCGGAAACTCGTTTTCAGCCCTAGGTCAAACATTCCCTTCGCGCTGCCATATCCATTGGGCTTGTTCGACCATTCGCCGTGGGCACCTTTGGACAACCGATAGGTCGAGACCCCAAACGTGTCGCCCACCGTCGCGCCAAAACTGGCCAAAACGGCGCCAATTGCCGTATCGGATACAACATCTTCCCCTGCATTCGAAGGACAGAAATAGGTCGAGATGACAGTCCGAGCGACCGCGGGCGTTTGCTGCTCCCAGGGAACATCAAAGTTATACAGATCTTGCAAAGCTCCCTGTTCGATAAAGGGTAGCGTCGATGCAAACGCATTGACATAGAAGTTGCTCGACAGCGAAGCGCCGCCGAACTTAACGATCGCTCCCTGAGGAAATGTCTTGTACGTGTCGTGATAATTGTGCATCGACAACGCCGTCTGTTTCAAATTGTTGGAACACTGCATCCGCCGCGCCGCTTCCCGCGCCGCTTGTACTGCAGGTAACAGCAGCCCGACCAAGATTCCGATGATCGCAATAACCACCAACAATTCCACCAGGGTAAACCCACGTTTTGTTGTTTTCATCCAACGAACTCCCGACCAATTTGGAACAAATAAGAAGAACAAGAGGCACATGTGTGCCATTACACCCATATTAGGGCCGCTCCTCCGCACCAACTATCGGAAAACCGCAAAAGGCAACCCTTTCTGGGGCTTTCTGCCCACTGGACGAACGAACACAAGCATCCAGGCGGTCGGATCCCTTTCGATTCTTTGCAATTGCACGCGCGACAGTTGGATTTGGAGCGTTCCGGTCAGCCGAAACGCAACCACCCTGTCGATGGTCGGCTTACCGATTTGTCGCTGTCTGGAGGCCGCAATTATGAGTATCATGTGAGGGCTCGATCGGGGCGCAACGGCGTCCTTTCCGATCTCCTTCCTATCAATCCACGTCCACCGAGGATCTCCCACCATGAGTCGACTTCCAGCCCTTTCTCGCCGCGATCTATTGCGTACCATTCCCCCCGTTGCAGCTGCCACGATGGTTGCCCCATCGGCATTTGCCTGGCAATCGACATCGAAGATCCTCAACACGCTGAAGATCGGGATGGTCAAGATCGACGGTGCCTCTTTGGAAGAGCGGTTCCGAGTCGTCAAAGAGGTTGGTTTCGACGGCATCGAAATGAACTCTCCCGGAATGGACGTCGAAGAGACCAAAGCCGCGATCAAGGCGACAGGCCTGGTCGTCGACGGCACCGTTTGCGCCGGACACTGGTCGATTCGGCACACCAGCCCCGACGCCGCAACGCGGGCCAAAGCATTGGAAAATCTTCAAATCGCACTTCGCGACACCAAAGCGGTTGGCGGTGATACCGTGCTGCTGGTTGTCGGCAAAGGGGAAGATGGGCCCGAGAGCGAGATTTGGGAACGCTCGATCGAGAACATTTCCAAAGCCATCCCGTTGGCTAAAGAGTTGAACATGACGATCGCGATCGAAAACGTATGGAATCAATTCCTGTACGATCACGACGGCGATTCCAATCAAACCGCCGACAAGTTTGTTAAATACGTCGACGAATTCAACTCGCCTCACGTCGGAATGCAATTCGACATCGGCAACCACTGGAAATACGGAAACACCGGCGATTGGATTCGCACGCTTGGCAAACGAATCGTCAAACTCGACTCCAAAGGCTTCTCGCGCGCGGACAACCGGTTCACAAAAATTGGTGAAGGGGATGTCGATTGGAAAGATGTCAAAGCCGCGCTGAACGAAATCGGTTACGAAGGTTGGTGTGCCGCGGAGGTTGGCGGCGGTGGCAAGGAACGGTTAACCGAAATCCTGGCCAACATGAAACGCACGATCGGCTAAGCTACGGCTGTCGAAGTCACCCAAGCATCGGTCGAAGACGCCCCTCGTCTTCGACTGACCGGTGGCCAGCGGCGGTTCGGATGTCTATCGATTCGCCCAATCGATCCCTGACAGTTGTGCCAACGCCGCGATCAACGCCTGGGTCCCATCGCGACCGTGCCCTTGTGCCTTGAGCGCCTCGTACATCTGTTTCCCCAGCGCCAAGCCAGGCATCGCGAGCCCCATGCGATGCGATTCGTCCAGTACGATGCCCATGTCTTTGATAAAGTGTTCGACGAAAAAACCTGGGTCGAAATCGTTGTCGATGATCTTGGGCCCAAGATTCGTTAACGACCAACTGCCCGCTGCCCCAGAACCGACCGATTTCAAAACCGTCGGCAAATCCAAACCCGCTTTGTAGCCATATAACAGCGCTTCGCAAACGCCGATCATCCCCGTGGCGATCAACGTTTGGTTGACCATCTTGGTGTGCTGCCCCGATCCGGCAGGCCCTTGGTAGACGATCGTCTTCCCCATCGCTTGCCAGCACGGTTCCAGCGCATCGACAACCGCTTTGTCGCCGCCAATCATAATCGACAACCGCGCCTCAAGGGCCCCGATATCGCCACCGCTGACCGGCGCATCGACGCTGTGGACGCCTCGTTCCTGTGCCTCTCGATAGATTTCGACGGCC
Above is a genomic segment from Rosistilla ulvae containing:
- a CDS encoding parallel beta-helix domain-containing protein translates to MTLILLSLGTLASIGCRDHSPMADSGAEVSTIADAAESVSPDATATISESITSVIMPGPEAQAQAQEALITAEPGDVIEFAAGTFEFVGTLSLDGIAGITIRGQGIDDTILNFTGQRKGSGGEGLMVKADRFTIEDLTIQNTPGDAIKISDSNEVTIRRIRTWWSEGPSEQNGAYGIYPVMCSNVLIEHCVAECASDAGIYVGQTRQTIVRHNRAMRNVAGIEIENTIGADVYENEATNNTGGILVFSLPGLQLKNGSHTRVFKNRLFDNNHPNFAHEGAMVATVPAGTGLMIMANDHVEVFENDIHGNKTANCAVVSFLATQRKFDDPQYDPYPEAIHIHDNRMSDGGKDPQGVFGDIYKQAGKLPMPDIVVDGVLDPAKLVDGKLPDTLAWGIVNNGDATFVNLGLAAMLQGKGAEISDDSGDYAAARDPLAAIVLSGVE
- a CDS encoding aldehyde dehydrogenase family protein — encoded protein: MSKRQPHDIAALDAAVIELRSGAERLKVLPLLDCCELVDACAAAVVQHADEWIRVSCEAKQIAVDRPVASEEILAGPGTLLRYLRLVAAAFRDLHQTGTRRLPGSLRTNSLGRLCVPILPVGSLYDRLIFQGLQAETWLQPHVDEASMFCDVWQTRRDRPARVAGVLGAGNVSAIPATDALHKIFYEFEAVLLKLNPVNEYLMPVFMKIFQPLIDADLLRIVRGDRELGTAMVQHDGIDTLHLTGSHLTHDAIVWGTDPQQRAQRQRDNSPLVTKTITSELGNVTPWVIVPGEYSRRQLKSQAEHLVASIVANASYNCVATKLIVTSRGWSQREEFLDLVDSLLADVPPRYAYYPGSRERFERAAGFMPSGDEESLPWTLIRDARPDRTPHLFEEESFVCVCAETQLDEAAPDRFLEQAVDFVNDRVFGTLCCTLTLPDAWRKQHRTQLERAIDRLRYGSVCLNQWSGIVYGLMTPAWGGHHSGTLAAPASGLGHVHNTFGLAGIDKTVLFGPLSSSPKPVWFPSHRTADRLGRSLIRFYEKAGPMRLPAIIYHALRG
- a CDS encoding Mpo1 family 2-hydroxy fatty acid dioxygenase → MKSKSSGQWFAQYEVCHRNPINERIHWVCVPLIAASFLGLLWDLPFPQLPWSWINWSVVVMLASLVFYVRLSFRLAVGMAICFVLLWAAMVAYHANFDTPIWLPSLVVFVVAWIGQFIGHRIEGKKPAFFEDLQFLLIGPAWVLNALYRRLGL
- a CDS encoding DUF1559 domain-containing protein, which produces MKTTKRGFTLVELLVVIAIIGILVGLLLPAVQAAREAARRMQCSNNLKQTALSMHNYHDTYKTFPQGAIVKFGGASLSSNFYVNAFASTLPFIEQGALQDLYNFDVPWEQQTPAVARTVISTYFCPSNAGEDVVSDTAIGAVLASFGATVGDTFGVSTYRLSKGAHGEWSNKPNGYGSAKGMFDLGLKTSFRDIIDGTSNTFCIGEGASGGRRVLCAGVDCDESGTVETVSATGWMIPQPIPDAAGLIRNSNFAGTVEPLNKNPTTSTNLAEADFGNAAPGGGDTVGNFGSYHPGGANFALADGSVRFVGETVDMVIYRAVSTVAGGEAVSLP
- a CDS encoding sugar phosphate isomerase/epimerase family protein; the encoded protein is MSRLPALSRRDLLRTIPPVAAATMVAPSAFAWQSTSKILNTLKIGMVKIDGASLEERFRVVKEVGFDGIEMNSPGMDVEETKAAIKATGLVVDGTVCAGHWSIRHTSPDAATRAKALENLQIALRDTKAVGGDTVLLVVGKGEDGPESEIWERSIENISKAIPLAKELNMTIAIENVWNQFLYDHDGDSNQTADKFVKYVDEFNSPHVGMQFDIGNHWKYGNTGDWIRTLGKRIVKLDSKGFSRADNRFTKIGEGDVDWKDVKAALNEIGYEGWCAAEVGGGGKERLTEILANMKRTIG
- a CDS encoding NAD(P)-dependent oxidoreductase — encoded protein: MLSVEAKKTRIGWIGTGVMGRSMCGHLIDAGFPMTVYNRSPEKAEALVAKGATLASSPKEVAQQSDLIFTIVGFPSDLRQVTFGSEGTLENAAAGSVLIDMTTSQPSLAVEIYREAQERGVHSVDAPVSGGDIGALEARLSIMIGGDKAVVDALEPCWQAMGKTIVYQGPAGSGQHTKMVNQTLIATGMIGVCEALLYGYKAGLDLPTVLKSVGSGAAGSWSLTNLGPKIIDNDFDPGFFVEHFIKDMGIVLDESHRMGLAMPGLALGKQMYEALKAQGHGRDGTQALIAALAQLSGIDWANR